A window of the Parabacteroides merdae ATCC 43184 genome harbors these coding sequences:
- a CDS encoding RelA/SpoT family protein translates to MSDINDTKDTAGMQPDQKAKPALSADEQMIQDGFNALLQDYLNSNHRRKVERITKAFNFANQAHAGVKRRSGEPYIMHPIAVARIVCREMGLGSTSICSALLHDVVEDTEYTVEDIKDMFGEKIAQIVDGLTKISGGIFGEQASAQAENFRKLLLTMSDDIRVILIKIADRLHNMRTLGSMLPAKQFKIAGETLYLYAPLAHRLGLFTIKTELEDLSFKYEHPQEYAFINLKLKSTEAARNTLFEHFAVPVDRKLKEMGLNYEMRARVKSAYSIWNKMESKGVSFEDIYDIYAVRIIFDPLPGVDEKNQCWDIYSAITDIYRIRPDRIRDWVSRPKANGYQALHLTVMGPDGQWVEIQIRSRRMDEIAEKGFAAHWKYKEHNIEEDTELDKWLQTITEILESPDPNALDFLDTIKLNLFTSEIFVFTPKGDIKTLPQGATALDFGYALHSDIGNKCIGAKVNHRLVPLSHQLASGDQVEILTSRSQNPQPEWLNFVTTARARARIDAYLKRIRKEAAKEGEIKVIDAFKRNNLEANTSNIDKLCMYFGFSKREEFYYAVEKGEVILPENIHKLLKEKTDNVLFKYVKQALRVATKATTGKKEEEEQPKEKPKYDKKKPYILKEEAFERNYVIADCCKPIPGDESLGFINDDGNVVVHKRSCPIAMRLKSSFGERILNTEWSSHHSSFEATLEIKGIDSIGVLNTITRTISDDFNVNIIRLLIEAKDGVFEGKVKMKVHDVEDIQRMCVVLSKIKNIQSVARVAD, encoded by the coding sequence ATGAGCGACATAAATGATACAAAAGACACAGCAGGCATGCAGCCCGACCAGAAGGCGAAACCCGCTCTCTCGGCCGACGAGCAGATGATTCAGGACGGCTTTAACGCGCTGTTGCAGGATTACCTTAATTCAAATCACCGGCGTAAGGTGGAACGCATAACCAAGGCGTTCAATTTTGCCAATCAGGCACATGCCGGCGTGAAGCGTCGTTCGGGCGAGCCTTACATCATGCACCCGATTGCCGTGGCGCGTATTGTTTGCCGCGAGATGGGACTGGGTTCCACTTCCATCTGTTCGGCTTTGTTGCACGACGTGGTGGAGGATACCGAATATACGGTCGAGGATATTAAGGACATGTTTGGCGAGAAGATCGCCCAGATCGTGGACGGCCTGACGAAGATATCCGGCGGTATCTTCGGCGAACAGGCATCGGCACAGGCAGAGAATTTCCGTAAGCTGTTGCTGACGATGAGTGACGATATCCGGGTGATCCTGATCAAGATAGCCGACCGTCTCCACAACATGCGTACTTTGGGTTCCATGTTGCCCGCGAAGCAGTTCAAGATAGCCGGTGAGACGCTTTACCTTTATGCCCCTTTAGCACACCGTCTGGGGCTTTTCACCATCAAGACAGAGCTGGAAGACCTGAGCTTTAAGTATGAGCATCCGCAGGAATATGCCTTTATCAATCTGAAATTGAAATCTACGGAAGCAGCCCGTAACACTTTGTTCGAGCATTTTGCCGTGCCGGTGGACAGGAAGTTGAAGGAGATGGGGCTCAACTATGAAATGCGTGCCCGTGTGAAATCCGCCTATTCCATCTGGAACAAGATGGAAAGCAAAGGCGTCAGTTTTGAAGACATCTACGATATATATGCCGTCCGTATCATCTTCGACCCGCTGCCGGGGGTGGATGAGAAGAACCAATGTTGGGATATCTATTCCGCTATCACGGATATCTACCGCATCCGGCCGGACCGTATCCGCGACTGGGTGAGCCGTCCGAAAGCCAACGGTTATCAGGCGTTGCACCTGACCGTGATGGGACCTGACGGGCAATGGGTGGAAATACAGATCCGCAGCCGCCGTATGGACGAGATTGCCGAGAAAGGCTTTGCCGCCCATTGGAAGTATAAGGAGCATAATATAGAAGAAGATACGGAGCTCGACAAATGGTTGCAGACCATTACCGAGATACTGGAAAGCCCGGACCCGAACGCTTTGGACTTTCTTGATACGATCAAGCTGAATCTCTTTACCTCCGAGATATTTGTCTTTACCCCGAAAGGCGACATCAAGACGTTGCCCCAGGGGGCTACTGCCCTGGACTTCGGATATGCCCTTCACTCGGATATCGGGAACAAGTGTATCGGTGCGAAAGTCAACCATCGTTTGGTTCCGCTCAGCCATCAGTTGGCAAGTGGCGACCAGGTAGAGATCCTGACCTCCCGTTCGCAGAACCCGCAACCGGAGTGGTTGAATTTCGTCACGACAGCAAGGGCACGTGCCAGGATTGACGCTTACCTGAAAAGGATTCGTAAAGAGGCGGCAAAAGAAGGAGAAATTAAGGTGATCGATGCTTTCAAACGCAATAATTTGGAGGCAAATACATCCAATATAGACAAACTATGTATGTATTTCGGTTTCTCTAAACGCGAAGAATTCTACTATGCAGTAGAGAAAGGGGAGGTGATCCTGCCGGAAAATATCCACAAATTGCTGAAAGAGAAAACGGACAATGTTCTCTTTAAGTACGTCAAACAGGCGCTCCGGGTAGCAACGAAAGCGACTACCGGGAAGAAAGAGGAAGAGGAACAACCGAAAGAAAAACCGAAATATGACAAGAAGAAGCCTTATATCCTGAAGGAGGAAGCTTTCGAACGCAATTACGTCATTGCCGATTGCTGTAAACCGATTCCCGGCGACGAGTCGTTGGGCTTTATCAATGATGACGGCAACGTGGTAGTCCACAAACGTTCCTGTCCGATCGCCATGCGCCTGAAAAGCAGCTTTGGCGAACGCATCCTGAATACGGAATGGAGCAGCCATCATTCCTCGTTCGAGGCGACGCTCGAGATTAAGGGTATCGACTCGATTGGCGTGTTGAACACGATCACCCGCACGATATCCGATGACTTCAATGTCAATATCATCCGCCTGCTGATTGAGGCGAAAGACGGAGTGTTCGAAGGAAAGGTGAAGATGAAAGTACACGATGTGGAGGATATCCAGCGGATGTGCGTAGTCCTTTCCAAGATAAAGAATATCCAGTCTGTGGCTCGTGTAGCGGACTAA
- a CDS encoding lytic transglycosylase domain-containing protein: MNKNLLILFCLFSLMQVSRAQDPIFGEPQHSTLSADSLSDVVGLIPESLDANVDSLLHSWHVQYFSKVDEYCHDDAENVYFPDSVYEERLERLPSVIRLPYNEVVRDCIDLYAGRKRDLVRYMLGMADFYFPIIEQVLDKHNLPLELKYLAVVESALNPVALSRVGACGLWQFMLPTGKIYGLEINSLLDERRDPEKATEAACKYFEDMYAIYGDWNLVLASYNCGPGNVNKAIRRSGGKTDFWEIFRYLPRETRSYVPLFIAANYIMNYYCDHNICPMQTSLPLATDTVMVNSMLHLQQVSDVLGIDIEQLRALNPQYKRDIIPGNTEPSVLKLPASQTYAFVDKEDSVYTHRIEELLANCIPVNAADGSKNLTLEKITHVVASGENIYTIANRYGVTPKDIRKWNGLGSNRVAKGRRLRLHVDNGGVAFASAKTKKTEKDVAVKAGQKATPVVTKSNQTARVSGKSLTYKVQSGDSLYSIAKKYPGVSTDDLQRANGLTSADIRPGQVLKIPVV; the protein is encoded by the coding sequence ATGAATAAAAACCTACTTATTCTATTCTGCCTGTTTAGCCTGATGCAGGTCTCCCGCGCACAAGACCCTATATTCGGCGAACCGCAGCATTCGACATTATCGGCAGACTCGCTCTCTGACGTAGTGGGCTTGATACCTGAAAGTCTCGATGCAAACGTGGATAGTTTGCTCCATTCCTGGCATGTGCAATACTTTTCGAAAGTGGATGAGTATTGTCACGATGATGCGGAGAATGTCTATTTTCCCGATTCGGTCTACGAAGAACGCTTGGAACGTCTGCCGAGTGTGATCCGTTTGCCTTACAACGAGGTGGTGAGGGATTGCATCGACCTGTATGCCGGACGCAAGCGTGACCTGGTACGCTATATGTTGGGTATGGCGGATTTCTATTTCCCCATTATCGAACAGGTGCTCGACAAGCATAACCTGCCTTTGGAACTGAAGTATCTGGCTGTCGTCGAAAGTGCCCTGAATCCGGTTGCCCTTTCGCGTGTGGGGGCTTGCGGGTTATGGCAATTCATGCTTCCGACCGGCAAGATATATGGTTTGGAGATCAACAGCCTGTTGGATGAACGGCGTGATCCGGAGAAGGCGACAGAGGCGGCCTGTAAGTATTTTGAAGATATGTACGCCATCTATGGCGACTGGAACCTGGTGCTGGCTTCCTATAACTGTGGTCCGGGCAATGTGAACAAGGCGATCCGCCGTTCCGGAGGAAAGACCGATTTTTGGGAGATCTTCCGCTACTTGCCTCGTGAAACCCGTTCGTATGTACCGTTGTTTATCGCAGCCAATTATATCATGAATTACTATTGCGATCATAATATTTGCCCGATGCAGACCAGTCTGCCGTTGGCGACCGATACGGTTATGGTGAACAGCATGCTTCACCTGCAACAGGTTTCCGATGTGCTGGGGATCGACATCGAACAGCTTCGTGCGCTCAACCCGCAATATAAACGGGATATCATTCCGGGAAATACGGAACCTTCCGTATTGAAACTTCCGGCATCGCAGACTTATGCGTTTGTCGACAAGGAGGATTCGGTCTATACGCATCGTATAGAGGAGTTGCTGGCCAACTGCATACCGGTCAACGCTGCCGACGGATCAAAGAATCTTACGCTTGAGAAAATTACCCATGTGGTAGCCTCCGGTGAGAATATCTATACCATCGCGAACCGCTACGGCGTTACTCCGAAGGATATCCGTAAGTGGAACGGACTCGGTTCCAACCGTGTTGCCAAAGGTCGCCGTTTGCGTCTGCACGTCGATAACGGAGGTGTCGCATTTGCTTCCGCCAAGACAAAGAAGACCGAAAAGGACGTGGCTGTCAAAGCGGGACAGAAAGCAACCCCTGTCGTTACCAAGAGCAACCAGACAGCCCGCGTTTCAGGCAAAAGTTTGACTTATAAAGTACAGTCCGGCGATTCCCTTTATTCCATTGCCAAGAAGTATCCGGGAGTTTCTACAGACGACTTGCAGAGGGCCAACGGGCTGACCAGTGCCGATATCCGGCCGGGCCAGGTCTTGAAAATCCCGGTCGTTTGA
- a CDS encoding DUF5683 domain-containing protein, whose protein sequence is MRNWKAILWIIALLCGSVWTGHAQRTITAKQDTVISSDSAVTAVVPGETAKADSTVKAVLSAADSLPQPKVKLKEFKPDPNKALLYALVPGLGQIYNRKYWKLPLVYGAFMGCMYAITWNNKNYKDYSTAYFDIMEDYQKVLAAEKDGQKYEGPWQESWTIFVRNGEESTYVSNAQFQENLKRRKDYFRRYRDLSIIITVGVYAISIIDAYVDAQLFDFDISPDLSLHWSPEVTPKTRYTPGSYGLNCSFKF, encoded by the coding sequence ATGAGAAACTGGAAAGCAATTTTGTGGATAATAGCCCTCCTGTGCGGTTCGGTATGGACCGGCCATGCGCAGAGGACGATAACGGCAAAGCAGGATACGGTGATATCTTCCGATTCGGCCGTAACGGCTGTGGTTCCCGGAGAAACGGCCAAGGCCGATTCGACAGTGAAGGCTGTGCTTTCGGCTGCCGACTCGCTTCCCCAACCGAAGGTGAAGCTGAAGGAGTTCAAACCCGATCCTAACAAAGCGTTGCTGTATGCCTTGGTGCCGGGTCTGGGACAGATATATAACAGGAAGTATTGGAAGCTCCCGTTGGTATATGGGGCCTTTATGGGCTGTATGTATGCCATCACTTGGAACAATAAGAATTATAAGGACTATTCGACTGCCTACTTCGATATCATGGAGGATTACCAAAAGGTATTGGCGGCAGAGAAGGATGGACAAAAGTATGAGGGACCTTGGCAGGAGAGTTGGACGATCTTTGTCAGAAACGGTGAGGAGAGCACGTATGTCTCGAATGCACAGTTCCAGGAAAACCTGAAGCGCCGGAAAGATTATTTCCGCCGTTACAGGGATTTGAGCATTATCATTACGGTCGGGGTATATGCGATCAGTATTATCGATGCGTATGTGGATGCCCAACTGTTCGACTTTGACATTTCTCCGGACCTGAGTCTGCACTGGTCGCCGGAGGTAACCCCGAAGACCCGCTATACGCCGGGCTCGTATGGATTGAATTGCAGTTTTAAGTTCTGA
- a CDS encoding ParB/RepB/Spo0J family partition protein → MVMKRSALGRGLDALITMDDLKTGGSSSISEIELSKIQPNPDQPRSVFEEETLEELAVSIRSLGVIQPITLKETGTDKYMIISGERRYRASLMAGLERIPAYIKTAADENVVEMALIENIQREDLNSIEIALAYQKLIDSYGLTQEKLSERVGKKRATIANYLRLLKLPAEIQVGLKDKKIDMGHARALLPVEDPEVQLALYEQILADGLSVRNVEEIVRGGVDAAALEQARKEKPAQRKPKLPEEFNLLKDHLSSFFNTKVQLVCNEKGKGKITIPFASEDELEKLIGLLDKLK, encoded by the coding sequence ATGGTAATGAAAAGATCGGCTCTTGGCCGCGGATTGGATGCTTTGATAACGATGGATGACCTGAAAACGGGCGGTTCGTCGTCTATTAGTGAAATAGAGCTGAGTAAGATTCAGCCCAATCCGGATCAACCCCGTTCTGTTTTTGAAGAAGAGACGCTTGAAGAACTGGCCGTTTCTATCCGTTCATTGGGTGTCATTCAGCCGATTACGTTGAAAGAAACGGGAACGGATAAATATATGATTATCTCTGGCGAACGTCGGTATCGCGCTTCCCTGATGGCTGGCTTGGAACGTATCCCCGCCTATATCAAAACCGCAGCAGACGAGAATGTCGTCGAGATGGCTCTGATCGAGAATATCCAGCGCGAAGATCTGAACTCGATAGAAATAGCCTTGGCTTACCAGAAGTTGATCGACAGTTACGGCCTGACGCAGGAAAAGCTGAGCGAGCGTGTCGGCAAGAAGCGGGCGACGATTGCCAATTATCTCCGCCTTTTGAAGCTCCCAGCCGAGATACAGGTGGGGCTGAAGGATAAGAAGATCGATATGGGGCACGCACGTGCACTGCTCCCTGTCGAGGACCCGGAAGTGCAGTTGGCTCTTTACGAACAGATATTGGCGGATGGACTGTCTGTCCGTAACGTCGAAGAAATAGTACGCGGCGGAGTGGATGCGGCAGCTCTCGAACAGGCCAGGAAGGAAAAGCCTGCCCAGCGGAAACCGAAACTTCCTGAGGAGTTCAACTTGCTGAAGGACCATCTGTCCAGTTTCTTTAATACGAAGGTCCAATTGGTATGCAACGAAAAAGGAAAAGGTAAAATAACGATCCCCTTTGCATCTGAAGATGAATTGGAAAAACTGATCGGCTTGTTGGATAAGTTGAAATGA
- a CDS encoding ParA family protein — MGKIIALANQKGGVGKTTTTINLAASLAALEKKVLVVDADPQANASSGLGVDIRSVEQSIYECVVNGDDPKGAITNTEVEGLDIIPSHIDLVGAEIEMLNMENREQILKQILVPLKERYDYILIDCSPSLGLITVNALTAADSVMIPVQCEYFALEGISKLLNTIKIIKSKLNPALEIEGFLLTMYDSRLRLANQIYEEVKRPFRDLVFTTVIQRNVKLSEASSYGKPVLLYDAESKGALNHMQLAQELIDKNK; from the coding sequence ATGGGAAAGATTATCGCTTTAGCAAATCAGAAAGGTGGGGTAGGTAAGACTACCACAACGATTAATCTGGCTGCATCGCTGGCGGCACTTGAGAAAAAGGTGCTGGTGGTCGATGCGGATCCGCAGGCTAACGCTTCGTCGGGACTGGGCGTGGATATCCGCAGCGTGGAGCAGTCGATCTACGAATGTGTGGTGAACGGCGACGATCCGAAAGGTGCGATTACCAATACGGAAGTGGAGGGACTGGATATTATCCCCTCGCATATCGACTTGGTAGGCGCGGAGATTGAAATGCTGAACATGGAGAACCGGGAGCAGATATTGAAACAAATACTGGTCCCGCTGAAAGAACGGTACGATTATATCCTGATCGACTGTTCTCCCTCTTTGGGGCTGATCACGGTCAATGCCTTGACGGCAGCCGATTCGGTGATGATACCCGTGCAATGTGAGTATTTTGCGTTGGAAGGGATCAGTAAACTGTTGAATACGATAAAGATTATCAAATCGAAGCTGAATCCCGCTTTGGAAATCGAAGGCTTCCTGCTGACCATGTATGACTCGCGTCTCCGTCTGGCCAACCAGATATACGAAGAAGTGAAACGTCCGTTCCGGGACCTGGTTTTCACGACCGTTATTCAGCGTAATGTCAAATTAAGCGAAGCTTCCAGCTACGGCAAACCCGTGCTGCTTTACGATGCCGAGTCGAAGGGAGCTTTGAATCACATGCAGCTTGCACAAGAGCTGATAGATAAAAACAAATAG
- a CDS encoding putative toxin-antitoxin system toxin component, PIN family gives MEYVCKELIGEYKAVVQRPKLKKYIGEKDVLDTLELMSLYCFCVDIEKPAVSPIRDVKDLYLLSLADTIPADYIISGDKDLLVLGKHNETRILDYNSFLSLL, from the coding sequence ATGGAATATGTGTGCAAAGAATTGATAGGGGAATATAAAGCCGTGGTTCAAAGACCAAAGCTGAAAAAGTATATTGGAGAGAAAGATGTTCTTGATACATTAGAATTGATGAGTTTGTATTGTTTTTGTGTTGATATAGAAAAACCGGCGGTATCTCCTATCAGAGATGTAAAAGATTTATATTTGTTGTCATTAGCCGATACGATTCCTGCCGACTATATCATATCGGGCGATAAGGATTTGCTTGTGTTAGGTAAGCACAATGAAACACGTATCTTGGATTATAACTCTTTTCTTTCTTTATTATAG
- a CDS encoding DUF6383 domain-containing protein, with protein MNKKFSTLLAGVALFGATSAFAGNNVPSLIEGTNDGLYQLKTRGNLYLAVNPKGELVTVDNVTADNVASTLWCTTVTVENQGKAPIYDFVNKGAEALLSVTMDDFAKNAMQTTKNSLVGGEIAGWAFSGTYANALETNRPLYSYFQEDSVVGLVLEGTNVRLKKAGGKATDISGAKFATFTLVEADGIALNAKQINTKLGIQDAANGVKLTFNPDRNNTSLENPFSDVAFIAKDTKDGSFVYVTRKADNQYLHVDTAYTNKNSDKFLAFNYKKTLSKDLADQGKFLFTYFPSHDSLVIQVKQATRLSASVKDWKQALTTAGNKTIIANNKTAKNYVTIQDLVKADEIRIVTIADVKETDITLGFTGCVQAGTDKVSLEDGLYVIQNAETNKYLASPIHVDGAASEWVTVDKAEQNVMHMPAYQWVVLKTKTSEYFLSTSPVNVTNREYPSLKNPAYNTTDKVLKNGASWQLTQAEGSKLYYCKALSSDSLVITKITDKNILGDKYLGYKYLTDDELMITNYAFNYFNPYTMDKYIAQVEGDTTLNALQEEATFFELVKQNNNKTVAYGYTVDATVQARIEGLAQLERATYQIKAGKNMIAVGKENRYVLTENLAPATFYFKENNETEKGCYYAFIDADDVEKDTKGNVLSFNNKLGVADQSLKALLQEQVIEEVRTSAFRIGLADQPLYRRFNHVELDGAVEGNEDATKLLKFKEAYVGDYLMDETNKNFMREDMDYLGIGAKNIAKAGLSFNVRPFNIGKSAQYQIKPQYLVYVSETENKGTEGKPCDATNHKHMNANGEPCGPEDCIHATPAVPGFNRYKLLVSFADSAEAKDVVKGEELYHFGKYHRVGFVDAVEQDSVLYILGEHFENVATKDLSMEDIKKVVKGINLKVAVKEDKHHNYTWSFRYIDPAKAANEVEEDRAFLIESNKGNKDIAPSKAAWLKNQNNCLVLSDPEESEFEEAKTGGDNALIFNIEKGSADDMATDNEEIATSEVTVIAGEGNVTIAGAAGKKVVVSNILGQVVANTVITSDNATIAAPAGVVVVAVEGEEAVKAIIK; from the coding sequence ATGAACAAAAAGTTTTCTACTCTTTTAGCAGGAGTTGCACTGTTTGGGGCAACAAGTGCTTTTGCAGGAAACAATGTTCCCTCTTTAATTGAAGGAACAAATGATGGACTGTATCAATTGAAGACTCGTGGTAACCTCTACTTGGCAGTGAATCCGAAGGGAGAACTGGTTACAGTTGATAATGTTACAGCAGATAACGTTGCAAGCACATTGTGGTGCACAACTGTTACTGTTGAAAATCAAGGAAAAGCTCCTATTTATGACTTCGTAAACAAAGGTGCTGAAGCTTTATTGTCTGTAACAATGGATGATTTCGCTAAAAATGCAATGCAAACAACCAAGAACTCATTGGTTGGAGGTGAAATTGCAGGCTGGGCATTCTCTGGAACATATGCTAATGCTTTGGAAACTAACAGACCGCTGTATTCTTATTTCCAAGAAGACTCTGTTGTCGGCTTAGTTTTAGAGGGCACTAATGTACGTTTGAAGAAAGCTGGTGGTAAGGCCACTGATATTTCAGGAGCTAAATTTGCCACATTCACTTTGGTAGAAGCTGACGGAATCGCTTTGAATGCAAAGCAAATCAACACTAAATTAGGTATTCAGGATGCAGCTAACGGCGTTAAATTGACATTCAATCCGGATCGCAACAACACATCTTTGGAAAACCCGTTCAGTGATGTCGCTTTCATCGCTAAAGATACTAAGGACGGATCTTTTGTTTATGTAACAAGAAAAGCTGATAACCAGTATCTGCATGTCGATACAGCATATACAAATAAAAACAGCGATAAGTTCTTGGCATTTAATTACAAAAAGACTTTGAGTAAGGATTTAGCTGATCAAGGTAAGTTCTTGTTTACTTATTTCCCGTCTCACGACTCTTTGGTAATCCAAGTTAAGCAGGCAACTCGCTTAAGCGCATCTGTTAAAGATTGGAAGCAAGCGTTAACTACAGCAGGAAACAAAACGATTATCGCAAATAATAAAACTGCTAAAAACTATGTTACAATTCAAGACCTGGTTAAAGCAGATGAAATTCGTATCGTAACTATCGCTGACGTAAAAGAAACAGATATCACTTTAGGCTTCACCGGTTGTGTTCAGGCTGGTACAGACAAGGTTTCTTTGGAAGACGGTCTGTATGTAATCCAGAATGCAGAAACTAACAAATATCTGGCATCTCCGATCCATGTTGATGGTGCAGCTTCAGAATGGGTAACTGTTGATAAAGCAGAACAGAACGTAATGCACATGCCGGCTTACCAGTGGGTTGTTTTGAAGACTAAGACTTCTGAATATTTCTTGTCTACTTCTCCGGTAAATGTTACAAACCGTGAATATCCGTCATTGAAGAACCCGGCTTATAATACAACGGACAAGGTTCTGAAAAACGGTGCTTCTTGGCAGTTGACTCAGGCAGAAGGTTCTAAACTGTATTATTGCAAGGCTTTGTCTTCCGACTCTTTGGTCATCACAAAGATTACAGACAAAAACATTTTGGGTGACAAATATTTAGGATACAAATATTTGACTGATGATGAATTGATGATCACAAACTATGCATTCAACTACTTCAACCCGTACACAATGGACAAATACATCGCACAGGTTGAAGGAGACACAACTTTGAACGCATTGCAGGAAGAAGCTACTTTCTTTGAACTGGTTAAGCAAAATAACAACAAGACTGTAGCTTACGGTTACACAGTAGATGCAACAGTACAGGCAAGAATCGAAGGTCTGGCTCAGCTTGAAAGAGCTACTTATCAGATCAAAGCTGGTAAGAACATGATCGCTGTCGGCAAAGAAAACCGCTATGTCTTGACAGAGAACTTAGCTCCGGCTACATTCTACTTCAAAGAAAACAACGAAACAGAAAAGGGTTGCTACTATGCATTTATCGATGCAGACGATGTAGAGAAAGACACGAAAGGAAATGTTCTTTCTTTCAACAACAAATTAGGTGTTGCAGACCAGAGCTTGAAAGCTTTACTTCAGGAACAGGTTATTGAAGAAGTAAGAACTTCTGCTTTCAGAATCGGTTTGGCTGACCAACCTCTGTATCGTCGTTTCAACCACGTTGAATTGGATGGAGCCGTAGAAGGTAACGAAGATGCTACTAAACTGTTGAAGTTCAAAGAAGCTTATGTCGGCGATTATCTGATGGATGAAACCAACAAGAACTTCATGCGTGAAGATATGGACTATTTAGGCATTGGAGCAAAGAATATTGCCAAAGCAGGTCTGTCATTCAATGTCCGTCCGTTCAATATCGGAAAATCTGCTCAGTATCAGATTAAGCCGCAGTATTTGGTATATGTAAGTGAAACAGAAAACAAAGGAACTGAAGGAAAACCTTGTGACGCAACCAACCACAAGCATATGAATGCCAATGGTGAACCTTGCGGTCCGGAAGATTGTATCCATGCAACTCCTGCCGTTCCTGGTTTCAACCGTTACAAACTGTTGGTAAGCTTCGCTGACTCTGCAGAAGCCAAGGATGTTGTCAAGGGTGAAGAACTGTATCACTTCGGTAAATACCATCGCGTAGGTTTTGTTGATGCCGTTGAACAGGATAGCGTTCTGTATATCTTGGGTGAACATTTCGAAAACGTTGCAACTAAAGACTTGAGCATGGAAGACATTAAGAAAGTTGTCAAAGGCATCAATCTGAAGGTTGCTGTTAAGGAAGACAAGCACCACAACTATACTTGGTCATTCCGTTACATCGATCCGGCCAAGGCTGCTAACGAAGTTGAAGAAGATCGCGCATTCTTGATCGAATCTAACAAAGGTAACAAAGACATCGCTCCGTCAAAAGCAGCATGGTTGAAGAACCAGAACAACTGCTTGGTATTATCTGATCCTGAAGAATCTGAATTCGAAGAAGCAAAGACAGGCGGTGACAACGCTCTTATCTTCAACATCGAAAAGGGTTCTGCTGACGATATGGCTACCGACAACGAAGAGATCGCCACATCTGAAGTAACAGTTATCGCTGGCGAAGGCAACGTAACGATCGCTGGTGCTGCCGGTAAGAAAGTTGTTGTAAGCAACATCTTAGGCCAGGTTGTAGCTAACACGGTTATCACTTCTGACAATGCAACAATCGCTGCTCCGGCAGGTGTAGTAGTTGTAGCTGTTGAAGGTGAAGAAGCTGTTAAAGCTATCATCAAGTAA